The proteins below are encoded in one region of Pleuronectes platessa chromosome 14, fPlePla1.1, whole genome shotgun sequence:
- the dars1 gene encoding aspartate--tRNA ligase, cytoplasmic: MTKDEVQGATEEEQQAQSKKGLKKQQKEAEKAAKKAEKQAKLAAEQQTTEEDDFAKDQYGVPPMVQSQQKLDRALVRIQDLTPEKADQLIWLRARVHTSRAKGKQCFLVLRQQQFNVQALVAVGDRASKQMVKFAANITKESIVDVEASVRKVEQKIESCSQQDVELHVERIFVVSQAEARLPLQLDDAVRPDGEGEEEGRATVNQDTKLDNRVIDLRTTTSQAIFRLQARVCQLFRDTLTNKGFVEIQTPKIISAASEGGANVFTVSYFKTSAYLAQSPQLYKQMCICADFDKVFCVGPVFRAEDSNTHRHLTEFVGLDIEMAFNYHYHEVIESITDTMVQIFKGLRDNFQNEIQTVNKQFPSEPFKFLEPTLRLEFTEAVAMLHEAGVEMGDEEDLSTPNEKLLGRLVKEKYDTDFYVLDKYPLAVRPFYTMPDPSNPKYSNSYDMFMRGEEILSGAQRVHDPQLLTERAVHHQIDLEKIKSYIDSFRYGAPPHGGGGIGLERVCMLYLGLHNIRQTSMFPRDPKRLTP, from the exons GCTGCCGAGCAACAAACCACAGAGGAAGAT GACTTTGCCAAGGACCAGTATGGTGTGCCGCCTATGGTTCAGTCCCAACAAAAACTGG ACAGGGCCTTGGTACGAATCCAGGACCTGACTCCTGAGAAAGCCGACCAGCTGATATGGCTGCGTGCCCGAGTCCACACCAGCAGAGCCAAAG ggaAGCAATGCTTTTTGGTCCTGCGTCAACAGCAGTTCAACGTGCAGGCACTCGTTGCAGTGGGAGATCGTGCCAGCAAGCAGATGGTCAAGTTCGCTGCAAA CATCACCAAGGAAAGCATCGTGGACGTGGAGGCGTCGGTGAGGAAAGTCGAACAGAAGATCGAGAGCTGTTCCCAGCAGGACGTGGAGCTGCACGTCGAGAGG ATTTTTGTCGTCAGCCAGGCGGAGGCCCGTCTCCCCCTGCAGTTGGACGACGCCGTCAGGCCAGATGGAGAGGGggaagag GAAGGCAGAGCCACAGTGAACCAGGACACCAAGCTGGACAACAGAGTGATTGATCTCAGG acaACCACCAGCCAGGCCATCTTCCGGCTGCAGGCGAGAGTGTGCCAGCTCTTCAGAGACACCCTCACCAATAAGGGCTTTGTGGAGATCCAGACCCCCAAGATCATATCAG CTGCCAGTGAAGGTGGAGCCAACGTCTTCACTGTGTCTTACTTCAAGACCAGCGCCTACCTGGCCCAGTCTCCCCAGCTCTACAAGCAGATGTGCATCTGTGCCGACTTTGACAAGGTCTTCTGTGTGGGGCCAG TTTTCCGGGCGGAGGACTCCAACACCCACCGTCACCTGACTGAGTTCGTGGGTCTGGATATCGAAATGGCCTTCAACTACCATTACCATGAAGTGATCGAGTCCATCACCGACACCATGGTTCAGATCTTCAAGGGCCTGAGAGACAA CTTCCAGAACGAGATCCAGACTGTGAACAAGCAGTTTCCCAGTGAGCCCTTCAAATTCCTGGAGCCCACTCTGAGGCTGGAGTTCACTGAGGCCGTGGCCATGCTGCACGAGGCCGGCGTGGAGATGGGTGATGAGGAAGACCTCAG TACCCCCAATGAAAAGCTGCTTGGCCGCCTCGTCAAGGAAAAG TATGATACTGACTTCTACGTGCTGGATAAGTACCCGCTGGCTGTCAGACCCTTCTACACGATGCCAGATCCAAGCAATCCT AAATATTCCAACTCCTATGACATGTTCATGAGGGGGGAGGAGATCCTGTCTGGAGCTCAGAGAGTCCACGATCCTCAGCTGCTGACTGAGAGAGCCGTCCACCATCAGATTG ACCTGGAGAAGATCAAGTCGTACATTGACTCCTTCCGGTATGGAGCCCCCCCACATGGCGGTGGAGGCATTG GCCTGGAGAGAGTCTGCATGCTGTACCTCGGCCTCCACAACATACGTCAGACCTCCATGTTCCCCCGTGACCCCAAGCGCCTGACACCTTGA
- the pnkd gene encoding probable hydrolase PNKD produces MMPADLTALTAAASLLCFLCVCFGYRRTGRALWRKLSTGVMARTGKPLFRIAYALYTSTRLGSMYYKRQLRKAREQYPTGHSTARPTLLNDIKIIPIPVLSDNYSYLVIDTASSVAVVVDPADPQTVQAVLEEEGVMLEAILCTHKHWDHSGGNKELKKLHSSCRVYGNAADNIPGLTHPLSHKESVTVGRMHFKALFTPGHTVGHMIYLLEGQAAGSPPCLFSGDLVFLSGCGRMFEGNATTMLSSLDTVSALSDDTLLWPGHEYAEDNLLFGAEVEPHNTVRENKYQWVLQQRGQKLCTCPSTIGEEKLYNPFLRSHSTDLHLTLGLQQLQDEDWTQYRARVLEGLRKRKDLFNRK; encoded by the exons ATGATGCCAGCGGACCTGACGGCTCTTACCGCTGCcgcttctctcctctgcttcctctgcgTGTGTTTCGGCTACCGACGAACAGGACGCGCGCTGTGGAGGAAGCTGTCCACGGGCGTCATGGCGCGCACCGGGAAGCCGCTGTTCCGCATCGC GTACGCACTGTACACCAGCACCAGACTGGGCTCCATGTACTACAAGAGGCAATTGAGAAAAGCCCGGGAGCAATACCCCACTGGACATTCCACCGCTCGCCCCACGCTGCTCAATG ATATTAAGATAATCCCCATCCCAGTGCTGTCTGACAACTACAGCTATCTGGTCATTGACACAGCCTCCAGTGTTGCAGTGGTTGTTGACCCTGCAGACCCTCAGACAGTGCAG GCTGTCCTCGAGGAAGAGGGAGTGATGTTAGAAGCAATActctgcacacacaagcactg GGATCACAGTGGGGGAAACAAAGAGTTAAAAAAGCTTCACAGCTCCTGTCGAGTTTATGGAAATGCAGCCGATAACATTCCTGGCCTCACGCA CCCTCTCTCACACAAGGAATCTGTAACAGTTGGCCGTATGCACTTTAAGGCACTCTTCACTCCTGGACACACAGTGGGTCACATGATCTACCTCCTGGAAGGACAAGCGGCCGGCTCCCCCCCCTGCCTCTTCTCGGGCGACCTGGTCTTCCTCTCAGGATGCG GGAGGATGTTTGAAGGCAACGCGACAACAATGCTGTCATCTCTGGACACAGTCAGCGCTTTAAGTGATGATACGCTATTATGGCCGG GTCATGAGTATGCAGAAGACAACCTGCTGTTCGGCGCTGAGGTTGAGCCACACAACACTGTCAGGGAAAACAAATATCAGTGGGTGCTGCAGCAGCGAGGCCAGAAGCTGTGCACG TGTCCCTCCACTATCGGGGAAGAGAAGCTGTACAATCCTTTCCTGCGCAGCCACTCTACTGACCTCCATCTGACCCTGggcctccagcagctccaggacGAGGACTGGACCCAGTACAGGGCTCGTGTGCTGGAGGGGCTGCGGAAACGCAAAGACCTCTTCAACAGGAAGTAG
- the LOC128455656 gene encoding protein lifeguard 3 — MSSKEDSPPAYEDAIQQPKYGNYPQQLQHGSPLPPPPSYSPSPGMYPAPGFSPTGMPTTIPTLSAGVHASNPGDMEDLLSAQWESTSIRHGFIRKVYLILTAQLAVTFSVVGVFTFVDPVRLFVIKYPGVYWASFVVYFVVYCILICCKEPRRRFPCNLILLGVFTLALSYMSGSISSYYETKAVLLAMGITALVCIAVTIFCFQTKVDFTSCGGLLSVAAVLLMIIGIVTAVVLSFQYVPWLHMLYAAIGAVVYTLFLVYNTQLLIGNRELAISPEEYIYGALSLYVDIVHIFLFILQVSGAATD, encoded by the exons ATGTCGTCTAAAGAAGACAGTCCTCCAGCTTATGAGGACGCAATACAACAGCCGAAGTATGGAAACTAcccccagcagctccagcatGGCTCCcctctcccaccacctccatccTACAGCCCCAGTCCCGGCATGTACCCTG CCCCTGGCTTCTCTCCAACCGGGATGCCCACCACAATACCGACTCTGTCTGCTGGAGTGCACGCGTCCAACCCAG GAGACATGGAGGATCTTCTGAGCGCCCAGTGGGAAAGCACATCTATTCGGCACGGCTTCATCAGAAAG GTTTACTTAATTCTGACAGCACAGCTTGCCGTCACCTTCTCAGTCGTTGGCGTCTTCACATTTGT GGACCCAGTGAGGCTGTTTGTCATCAAGTACCCTGGCGTCTACTGGGCGTCTTT TGTGGTGTATTTTGTGGTGTACTGCATTCTCATCTGCTGCAAAGAGCCTAG GAGACGTTTCCCGTGCAATCTTATACTGTTGGGAGTATTC ACTCTcgccttgtcttacatgtctggATCCATCTCGAG CTATTATGAAACGAAAGCCGTGCTCCTCGCCATGGGAATAACAGCATTAGTTTGTATAGCTGTCACAATCTTCTGCTTCCAAACCAAG GTGGATTTCACCTCCTGCGGGGGCCTTCTCTCTGTTGCCGCCGTTTTGCTCATGATCATAGGGATTGTTACGGCAGTCGTCCTCTCCTTCCAATAT GTCCCCTGGCTGCATATGCTCTACGCCGCAATTGGAGCCGTCGTTTACACTCTG TTCTTAGTCTACAACACGCAGCTTCTCATTGGGAACCGGGAGTTGGCCATCAGCCCCGAGGAGTACATCTACGGAGCGCTCTCTCTCTACGTGGACATCGTtcacatcttcctcttcatccttcaAGTCAGTGGAGCAGCGACTGACTGA